One window of the Yamadazyma tenuis chromosome 6, complete sequence genome contains the following:
- a CDS encoding uncharacterized protein (COG:D; EggNog:ENOG503PEH5) — translation MADIPTEELLNFKGSGSGLVAPSATLSMNLTKASSTSLNTNDMAISHNPVPSHLSQSRARSSSANKVSFKRLKTHSSKYRNEEHSLKQLEFSKALVHEAIDLVFNSEPLKYGYSFYYQKVEAICKYKHAEQSKLAEHLKGKIEDHFFSVVKPKVFELVHSHNLDVKQFISDLLKVYEKWESKLRLLGKLFLYLDRSYLLQHPNKKVILELGLELYVDNLLADPIEEGIITIDRYTSYLSQCLRSEVQEDLALAEVFSRMLIKLNFSQKIKLDNKIISSCLNLAKDLREVWSQDYDDYVHKTLKKISKIITFFKECGQPKDFCEKLLIQLKWVTIFFDFNEVISHCLPYMLSSENGLQLSMIYNFCELTPKEYSIDSIPIFVLHWGKIVSQQVQQEIDKESDISTGSVIVNLVKVYEKYRTVVETKFKKNEKFEFEIRHSFSRSINASRKTNSLIISHLCKYSDTFFKTKKAGITYDEFEAHFMVIFKFLNNKTDFIVNYKNQLSRRLLLSRNSSIVLEKKLVDSITSIVGENDDSIGLNVMFKDLAKSQEKYSHLKGLGNDSIEFNGLILEKKHWPEVPKQDSSVILPPSLSMLIESFNNLYKSSDEKLKNHSLDWGCYNLHQLLISCHFNGGAYELNVNLLQAIVILLFNDKDTITMDELIQQSNLDVKLLRRIILSLSDKYKILIEDGDLIRFNHSFTDKSKKLKIPLPRDRDIGSSTSNIPGDDKITTRNRDTEIRSVIVSIIKVDTKILFTDLINKAIETVSKKGPVSIQDIKSNIEFLITKEYITRDTDNVTLTYVP, via the coding sequence ATGGCTGATATACCCACagaagagcttttgaaTTTCAAAGGGCTGGGGTCGGGATTAGTAGCTCCTAGTGCTACTCTTAGTATGAACCTAACGAAGGCCTCTAGTACCAGTTTGAACACTAATGATATGGCCATTTCTCACAATCCAGTACCTTCCCATTTATCACAATCAAGAGCAAGATCTTCTAGTGCTAATAAGGTGAGTTTTAAACGGCTCAAAACTCACTCCTCCAAATACAGAAACGAAGAGCATTCATTGAAGCAATTGGAATTTTCCAAAGCTTTGGTTCATGAAGCAATTGACTTGGTATTCAACTCTGAGCCATTGAAGTATGGTTACAGCTTTTACtaccaaaaagttgaagctATTTGCAAGTACAAACATGCAGAACAATCCAAACTTGCAGAACACTTGAAGGGGAAGATTGAGGACCACTTTTTCCTGGTCGTCAAACCAAAAGTATTTGAACTTGTACATTCCCATAATCTCGATGTAAAGCAGTTCATTTCAGACCTCCTAAAGGTGTATGAGAAATGGGAATCAAAACTCAGACTTCTTGGGAAATTGTTCTTGTACCTAGATAGAAGCTATTTACTTCAGCACCCCAACAAGAAAGTCATACTAGAATTGGGACTTGAGTTATATGTGGACAACCTTCTTGCCGATCCAATAGAGGAAGGTATAATCACCATAGACCGCTACACGTCATACTTGTCTCAGTGTCTACGTAGCGAGGTCCAAGAGGATCTAGCCCTTGCTGAAGTATTTTCCAGAATGCTTATAAAGCTAAATTTCAGccagaaaatcaagttggataatAAAATCATCAGTCTGTGTTTGAATTTAGCCAAAGACTTAAGAGAAGTATGGTCTCAAGATTATGATGATTACGTTCacaagactttgaaaaaaataTCTAAGATAATTacatttttcaaagaatgTGGACAACCTAAAGACTTTTGTGAAAAACTACTAATTCAGCTCAAATGGGTCACCATAttctttgacttcaacgAGGTCATTCTGCACTGTTTACCTTATATGCTATCGAGCGAGAATGGATTACAGTTATCCATGATTTATAATTTTTGTGAACTTACTCCTAAGGAATACAGCATTGACTCTATTCCTATTTTTGTTTTGCACTGGGGAAAGATAGTATCACAACAAGTGCAACAGGAGATTGACAAGGAACTGGATATTAGTACTGGAAGCGTCATTGTGAATTTGGTGAAGGTATATGAAAAGTATAGAACGGTGGTTGaaaccaagttcaagaaaaatgaaaagtttgaatttgaaatcagacATTCGTTCAGCCGGTCTATCAATGCCTCTAGGAAGACGAATTCCTTGATAATAAGCCATTTGTGTAAGTACAGTGATACTTTCTTCAAGACTAAGAAGGCCGGTATTACCTATGACGAATTTGAAGCTCACTTCATGgttatcttcaagtttttgaacaataaaACTGACTTTATTGTAAATTACAAAAATCAGTTATCACGGAGGTTGTTACTCAGTAGAAACTCATCTATTGTGCTTGAAAAGAAATTGGTAGACTCCATAACTAGTATTGTGGGTGAAAATGATGATTCCATTGGATTGAACGTGATGTTTAAAGATTTGGCTAAATCTCAAGAGAAATACTCTCATTTGAAAGGTCTTGGTAACGACTCGATTGAATTTAATGGATTGATATTGGAGAAAAAGCATTGGCCTGAGGTTCCTAAACAAGATAGCAGTGTCATTCTTCCGCCCAGCCTTCTGATGTTAATTGAATCATTCAATAATCTCTATAAGAGCCtggatgaaaagttgaaaaatcaTTCTTTAGACTGGGGCTGTTATAATCTACACCAGCTTTTGATTTCATGTCATTTTAATGGAGGTGCATATGAACTTAATGTGAATTTACTCCAGGCTATAGTGATATTGTTATTCAACGACAAAGATACGATCACCATGGATGAACTTATTCAGCAGTCAAACTTGGATGTAAAGCTTCTTCGAAGAATTATCCTTTCATTATCGGATAAGTATAAAATCCTCATTGAGGATGGAGACCTTATTAGGTTCAACCACAGCTTCACTGATAAGTCtaaaaagttgaaaattCCTTTACCAAGAGACAGGGATATTGGAAGTAGTACTTCTAATATCCCAGGTGACGATAAAATAACCACCAGAAATCGGGACACTGAAATAAGATCTGTAATCGTCAGTATCATCAAGGTTGACACAAAAATTCTCTTTACCGACTTGATAAATAAGGCGATAGAGACTGTGAGCAAAAAGGGCCCAGTATCCattcaagatatcaagaGCAATATCGAATTTTTGATTACAAAAGAGTACATTACAAGAGATACGGATAACGTGACATTAACCTACGTTCCCTAG
- the QCR10 gene encoding ubiquinol-cytochrome c reductase core subunit 10 qcr10 (COG:S; EggNog:ENOG503P7FK), protein MVSYIRGPAYKSIASFAGVSIPTAKKYLPNLVLWGGAAGAAVATFTEGVPLFQNTFYKKIPYFGQHWEYNPDPEDIPI, encoded by the exons ATGGTTTCA TACATTAGAGGTCCAGCCTACAAATCCATTGCCAGCTTCGCTGGTGTGTCAATCCCAACTGCTAAGAAATACTTACCAAACTTAGTGTTATGGGGAGGTGCCGCCGGTGCCGCCGTTGCCACTTTCACTGAAGGGGTTCCATTGTTTCAAAACACTTTCTATAAGAAGATTCCTTATTTTGGTCAACACTGGGAATATAACCCAGATCCAGAAGATATTCCAATCTAA
- the ACP2 gene encoding mitochondrial acyl carrier protein (COG:I; EggNog:ENOG503P3WN), with translation MFRSLIKAQLPRVSSGRRAISPAIFNPVLSNSLQFQKPQGVRFYSGFPELTREIARERIIELLEGYEKIADSGKELKEEASFIQDLGLDSLDVVEVVMELEHEFNIQIPDHEADSLKTVGQTIDYILAQPDAC, from the coding sequence ATGTTCAGATCATTAATTAAAGCTCAACTCCCAAGAGTCTCATCAGGCAGAAGAGCCATTTCCCCAGCTATTTTCAACCCTGTTTTATCCAACagccttcaatttcaaaagcCTCAAGGTGTCCGGTTTTACTCAGGATTCCCAGAATTAACCAGAGAGATCGCAAGAGAAAGAATAATTGAATTGCTTGAAGGATATGAAAAAATCGCCGACTCTGGtaaagaattgaaagaagaagcctcatttattcaagatttggGATTGGATTCCTTGGACGTTGTAGAAGTGGTGATGGAATTGGAACATGAATTTAACATACAAATACCTGATCACGAAGCTGACTCCTTGAAAACTGTTGGTCAGACTATTGACTACATCTTGGCCCAACCAGATGCTTGTTAA